One Malus domestica chromosome 11, GDT2T_hap1 genomic region harbors:
- the LOC103447936 gene encoding putative pentatricopeptide repeat-containing protein At1g12700, mitochondrial, with protein MLQRRPLPSVVSFNQILTQLAKLKHYSAVISMNNQMVLFGIRPDVYTLAIIINCFCNLNQVEFSLSILGNFFKLGFEPDVTTYTTLINGFLLKNREAEAVALFNKMMERGNCKPDVVTFGTIVKGLCLKGNNNTAIQLLKKMEENACMPNVIVYNTIIDSLCKDALVVDALNLFLEMMSKGIAPNVITYTSLIHGVCKVGKWKEATRLLNEMVEKHIFPNVHTFNILVDTFCKEGIVQEARSVVEMMIQRDIKPSTITYYSLMDGYCLRGEMDEAKEVFEVMLSKAFVVDARGYNIMINGYCKCKRIDDAHKLFLEMSHKGGVPNTITYNTLMDGFCKMGRTQDALNLFSQMQACGQLPNIQTYSILLHGMCANQQFPKAVELLEEMEGKMLDFGIVTYNILIDGLCRAEKVEYAWDLFRCLSSKGIQPNVKTYTIMIRGLCNGGQICEAENLLREMEEKGCFPDGWTYNTIIRGFINNNETSTGVRLIQEMVERGFSADASTTELIVNLLSKDRVDATLLAFIERP; from the coding sequence ATGCTTCAAAGGCGTCCTCTGCCTTCCGTTGTCTCTTTCAACCAAATCTTGACTCAACTTGCCAAGTTGAAACATTATTCGGCAGTCATCTCCATGAATAACCAAATGGTTTTGTTCGGAATTCGTCCAGATGTTTATACTCTAGCCATTATCATTAATTGCTTTTGTAATCTCAACCAAGTGGAGTTTAGTTTGTCAATTTTGGGTAACTTCTTCAAATTAGGTTTTGAGCCAGATGTCACGACCTACACCACTCTTATCAACGGCTTTCTTCTTAAGAATAGAGAGGCCGAGGCAGTAGCACTTTTCAACAAAATGATGGAGAGAGGTAATTGCAAGCCTGATGTGGTTACCTTCGGCACAATAGTAAAGGGCCTTTGCTTGAAAGGTAACAACAATACAGCAATCCAATTGCTTAAGAAGATGGAAGAAAATGCTTGCATGCCTAACGTAATTGTCTACAACACGATCATCGACAGTCTTTGCAAAGATGCTTTAGTTGTTGATGCACTGAACCTCTTTTTAGAAATGATGAGTAAGGGCATTGCTCCCAACGTCATTACCTATACCTCTTTGATTCACGGAGTTTGCAAAGTAGGGAAGTGGAAAGAAGCTACAAGGTTGTTGAATGAAATGGTGGAGAAACATATCTTTCCAAATGTGCACACCTTCAATATCTTGGTTGATACATTCTGCAAAGAGGGCATAGTCCAGGAAGCAAGGAGCGTGGTTGAGATGATGATTCAAAGAGATATCAAACCTAGTACAATCACGTACTATTCGCTTATGGATGGGTATTGTTTGCGAGGAGAAATGGACGAGGCAAAAGAGGTTTTTGAAGTAATGCTTAGCAAGGCCTTTGTGGTTGATGCTCGTGGTTATAATATAATGATAAACGGCTATTGTAAGTGTAAACGAATAGATGATGCCCATAAGCTTTTTTTGGAAATGTCTCATAAGGGAGGTGTTCCAAATACTATTACTTATAACACTCTTATGGATGGGttttgcaagatggggagaacaCAAGATGCACTGAACTTGTTCTCTCAAATGCAAGCTTGTGGCCAACTTCCAAACATTCaaacttattctattttattgCATGGCATGTGTGCAAACCAACAATTTCCCAAGGCAGTTGAATTGTTGGAAGAGATGGAGGGAAAGATGTTGGATTTTGGTATTGTAACTTATAATATTCTTATTGACGGTTTGTGCAGAGCTGAAAAAGTTGAATATGCATGGGATCTCTTTCGTTGTTTatcatcaaaaggaattcaacctAATGTCAAGACATATACTATAATGATTCGTGGATTATGTAATGGGGGGCAAATATGTGAAGCGGAAAACTTGCTTAGAGAAATGGAAGAGAAAGGCTGTTTTCCAGATGGTTGGACGTACAACACAATTATCCGAGGGTTTATCAATAACAACGAGACATCAACGGGAGTGAGGCTTATTCAAGAAATGGTGGAGAGGGGTTTTTCTGCAGATGCATCAACTACGGAGTTGATTGTTAATTTATTGTCTAAAGATAGGGTAGACGCCACTTTGTTGGCATTTATAGAAAgaccatga
- the LOC139189432 gene encoding pentatricopeptide repeat-containing protein At1g62914, mitochondrial-like yields MEFSLSVLGNFFKLGFDVTTYTTLINGFLLKNREAEAAAIFNKMMEKGNCKPDVVTFGTLVKGLCLKGTNTAAIQLLKKMEGACKPDVVVYSTIIDSFCKDTLVVDAPNLFSEMTSKGIAPDIITYTSFIHGFCKVENWKEAKRLFNEMVENQIINYTSDDFLEMSHEGVVPNMVTYSTLIDGFCKMGRTQDALNLFSQMQACGQLPNIQTYSILLHGL; encoded by the coding sequence ATGGAGTTTAGTTTGTCAGTCTTGGGTAACTTCTTCAAATTAGGTTTTGATGTCACAACCTACACCACTCTAATCAACGGTTTTCTACTTAAGAATAGAGAGGCCGAGGCAGCAGCAATTTTCAACAAAATGATGGAGAAAGGTAATTGCAAGCCTGATGTGGTCACTTTCGGCACACTAGTAAAGGGCCTCTGCTTGAAAGGTACCAACACTGCAGCAATCCAATTGCTTAAGAAGATGGAAGGAGCTTGCAAGCCTGACGTCGTTGTCTATAGCACAATCATTGACAGTTTTTGTAAGGATACTCTAGTTGTTGATGCACCAAACCTCTTCTCAGAAATGACGAGTAAGGGCATTGCTCCCGACATCATTACCTATACCTCTTTTATTCATGGATTTTGCAAAGTAGAGAATTGGAAAGAAGCTAAAAGATTGTTTAATGAAATGGTGGAGAACCAAATCATTAACTATACCTCggatgattttctggaaatgtCTCATGAGGGAGTCGTTCCAAATATGGTTACTTATAGTACTCTTATTGATGGGttttgcaagatggggagaacgCAAGATGCACTGAACTTGTTCTCTCAAATGCAAGCTTGTGGCCAACTTCCAAACATTCaaacttattctattttattgCATGGATTGTGA